Proteins from a genomic interval of Streptomyces sp. NBC_00820:
- the ssd gene encoding septum site-determining protein Ssd, whose protein sequence is MTGTVTHDPSPAAGGRPGRPLIVTEDAALLDDLLRLCAAAGATPEVHHGLPERGGGWDTAPLVLVGDDAARRVRGAARRRGVVLVGRDQDDSGVWKRAVQIGADHVLMLPDGEQWLVDRIADVAEGVGRPALTVGVIGGRGGAGASTLACALAVTSAREGLRTLLVDADPLGGGLDVLLGGESAEGLRWPAFAASRGRVGGGALEESLPELHALRVLSWDRGDCVAIPPQAVRAVLAAGRRRGGTVVVDLPRRLDDGVAEALAQLDLALLVVPAELRAVAAAGRVASAVGMVVRDLRVAVRGPYAPGFDEREVARLLALPLAGEVPVEPALLRPRGTAKPPGASGRGPLARFCATFWEQALVEAGGVR, encoded by the coding sequence GTGACCGGAACCGTCACCCATGACCCGTCACCAGCCGCCGGAGGGCGGCCCGGACGGCCGCTCATCGTCACCGAGGACGCCGCACTCCTCGACGATCTCCTGCGCCTGTGCGCGGCCGCGGGCGCCACACCCGAGGTCCATCACGGCCTACCGGAACGCGGCGGTGGCTGGGACACGGCCCCGCTCGTCCTGGTCGGCGACGACGCGGCCCGCCGGGTGCGCGGGGCCGCGCGCCGGCGCGGAGTGGTGCTCGTCGGCCGCGACCAGGACGACTCCGGGGTGTGGAAACGGGCCGTCCAGATCGGCGCCGACCACGTCCTGATGCTGCCGGACGGCGAGCAGTGGCTGGTCGACCGCATCGCCGACGTCGCCGAGGGCGTCGGCCGCCCGGCCCTCACCGTCGGGGTCATCGGCGGCCGGGGCGGGGCCGGCGCGTCCACGCTCGCCTGCGCGCTCGCCGTCACCTCCGCGCGTGAGGGACTGCGCACCCTGCTCGTGGACGCCGATCCGCTGGGCGGCGGACTCGATGTGCTGCTCGGCGGCGAGAGCGCCGAGGGACTGCGCTGGCCCGCCTTCGCCGCCTCGCGCGGCCGCGTCGGCGGCGGCGCGCTGGAGGAATCACTGCCCGAACTGCACGCGCTGCGGGTGCTCAGCTGGGACCGCGGTGACTGCGTCGCCATCCCACCGCAGGCCGTCCGCGCGGTGCTCGCCGCAGGCCGGCGTCGTGGCGGCACGGTCGTAGTCGACCTCCCGCGCCGCCTGGACGACGGAGTCGCCGAGGCCCTCGCCCAGCTCGACCTGGCCCTGCTCGTCGTGCCCGCCGAACTGCGCGCGGTGGCGGCGGCCGGCCGGGTGGCCTCCGCCGTCGGCATGGTCGTACGGGACCTGCGCGTGGCCGTACGGGGGCCGTACGCGCCGGGCTTCGACGAGCGTGAGGTGGCCCGGCTGCTCGCCCTGCCCCTGGCCGGCGAGGTACCCGTCGAACCCGCGCTGCTGCGGCCGCGCGGCACCGCGAAACCGCCCGGCGCGAGCGGACGCGGCCCCCTGGCCCGGTTCTGCGCCACTTTCTGGGAACAGGCGCTGGTCGAGGCGGGAGGTGTGCGATGA